TAgtaagtttgaggatagcctaggctacatgagtccctgtgtcaaaataaaagaataagtcATCCCATTTGTTTCCATGTCTGTTTTATGTCTATTTGTATAGTGGTCAGGTTTTCCTCATAAGTTCTATATTacatataatgatatatatttgTTTCTATGTAATTTATATTCATTTCTATTATAATCGGtttttctattgtattttctAATTTGTCCTTAGTTGTACCGAGGATTGACACACTTTTCTGTGTAAGTAAATCTTTTAGCTTTAATGAACTATAGTTGCTATAACAACTACTCAGCCTTGTGGTTCCAGTATAAAAAGCAGCCACAGATGAGGCTGAAGAATGACTTCTGCTGGGTGCTGAGTCATTCAGCACACTTCACCCTATGCATCCCTTCCACTTAGTTATCTGTATCTCTTGAGATATATATTTGGGTTTTTCGaggacagaatttctctgtggctttgaaggctgtcctggaactgttcacaactacccataactccaggagatctgaagccCTCATCTGGACTCTAAGGGTACTACATTCATGTCCACATCCCCATACAtagatacacaaatatacacataattaaaaataaaaataagccacgtggtggtggcacacgcctttaatcccagcattcagaaggcagagggaggcagatctctgtgagttcgacgccAGCttcatctacagagcaaattccaagcttcaaagctacacagaggaactctgtcttggaaaaccaattaattaattaaaggcctgtgtagtggcatatgccttttatcccagcactcagaaggcagaggcaggtggatctttgtgagcttgaTCTGATCTACCTagaattccaggatagctgggCTTAggtattgagaccctgtctcaaaaatataaaagcaattaaataaaaataaaatattaaacaaacaaaaaagacagtcaCAGACAATATATAAATGAGTGAGTATAGCTGTGTTCTAGTAAAACAGTAtttgcagaggcaggcagtgggcTAGATGGGCCCTACAGTTATAATTTTCAGATCCTTCCTCTAGAGTAGAGCTGTCAGTTGTTAATATATTAATCTTCCCTGGGGACCTACCAAATTCTTTTGTTGCGCTTGATATTTTCAGTTAGTCTTTTTTGTGTTCTCCAGAATTAGTCTTCTCATTTTCAAGTAATAATTTTGcctttcattactttttttttttaaagattttatttattatgtatatagtcttctgcctgcatgccagcagagggcaccagatctcattcaaggtggttgtgagccaccatgtggttgccgggaattgaactcaggacctctggaagaaaagttggtgctcttaaccgctgagccatctctccagcccccatttttttgttttttcaagacagggtttctctgtagctttggagtctgtcctggcactcgctttgtagaccaggccggcctcaaactcacagagatctgcctgcctctgcctcccaagtgctaggattaaaggtgagaagTATCACCACTAGGCCACAAGACATATATGTATCTCTCCACAGCTCTTTCTCTCTTGGCCTCTttgcgtcctgagtgctggcattaaaggcatgtgtcaccatgccctgcataagattactttttaattaattgcAGATTTGTAAGTCAGCTTATTAAGTATTCAGGAAATATAATGAGGCTGTGAAAATTCTGTCTGATACTTCTGCAATATAATTTGCTATATTATAATTCACTATTCAGAGtaagaaattttcaggaaaaaggACATTTCACTATATGAACTGGGGTGGGAGACACCAGCACACAGACAATGGCCATCTATAGTCTTCCAGTCTATAAAGTACATGGCCTGGTGAGTATATTTGTGAGCTTAACAAAAACATTTAGGGTATAGAGTACACCAACTCTCTGAAGTCTCTTCCCGATGTTAAAAGCCAGGGAACCACTTTTCTACTCATCTGTCATATCGTACCTCATACCAAAACCAAATAAGGACACTACTTAAAAACACCACAGAACAGTATCTGACATGTACATAGATGTAGAAATCCATGGTAAAATTTGGCAAAATAGGAGATATGGCCATAACTTGGTAATAAAGCCCTAGCCAAGCATGTGTAAGACACTGGATTTGAACTGCATGTATGGCAAATGCCTTTTGGTAATGACAGCACTTGAGAGGATGAGGTAAGAGAATATGGATTCAAGGGAAGACTGTATCTCATAAAAACCAACCAaactcccagcaccacacacacagttaacAAATGGAGTCTAACAGcgcatacacaaaaataattatatgacaTGATGAAGTAGGATTTATTTCAGGTGTGGCAGACTggcttaacttaaaaaaaaactcaatggtcagtggtggtgcacatctgtaatctcagagcttcaggacacagaggcagttggatctctgagctccaggccagcctgctctagagtgatttccaggacagccaaggctacacagagaaaccctgtctcaaagataaagatatatatatatatatatacacaaaaaccCCTTTTTCAGCTAACTGGAGGACGGCACATCCCAGGAGGACATGGAAGCCTCACTGCCCACAACACTCTTCACCCTATGCATCCCTTCCACTTAGTTATCTGTATCTCTTGAGATATATATTTGGGTTTTTcgaggacagagtttctctgtggctttggaggctgtcctggaactagctcttgttgaccaggctggtctggaactcacagagatcttcctacctctgcctcccgagtgctgggattaaaggagtgcgccaccaacgcccggctccataatatatttttaaaaatttaaattatataagcGTGTGTGTCTCTACATaggaatgtatgcatgtgtgctggtacctgtggaggccagacaaGAGCACAGGGTCCCCCTGGAGGTGGAGTCACAGGTGGACATGGATGCTGGCACCTGAACTCTCTAGTCACCTGTAATATACTTTTGCTTGTTAAGACAGTCCACTATGAAGCTACtacctggctttgaacttgaagcCTCAGGCTCTGGgctgttaggattacaggcattcaccacTAGACCTGGCAATGTAATATCTTTTATAATAAGCAGGCAAAGGTTGAGTGTCCCTTAGAAATTACCAAACCTTGCCAGGCACTAgtggtgcaggtctttaatcccagaacttgggaggcaaaggcaggtggatctctgtgagtttgaggctagcctggtttacagagttccaggtcgggttccaaagctacacagagaaaccctgcctcaaaaaacaaacaaacaaacaaacaaaaaaacagaaaaaaaattaccaaactCGAGAAGTGGTTATGGAAACCCTGATTAGCATGTTGGTTAGAATCACAGGCCACAGCGTGGGATTTGTTATTGGTATCTGAACTGTGACACAGAATATGTAACTTGTTTTTGTGGGTGGAGTTGTTTGTCTGGTGTCCAGTACTGAAGGGGTGAGTGAACAAAACAGAAGTCCATGGATGGATAGGAAGATGGGCATAAGATAGAGGCTTCATCATTCCATGGgctaatgtgtgtgtgcatgtgtctgtgggcctgtgtgagtgggtgtgtgtgcacatgtctgtagTAGGCCAGAGGTGGACAGTGTGTGTTTGATTGCAATTCACCTTACTGAAGCAGGGCCTCTCAATGAACTTGGGGTTTGCTGACTCAGCTATACTGCTTACTAAAAAGCTCCAGCTCGGAcaatagtggtgcacacctttaaccccagcactcagaaggcagaggcaggtggatctctgtgagttcgaggccagcctggtctacagagtgagtgtcaggacagttacgactacacagagaaaccctatctcaggggGGGAAAAGCCTGGAGACCTCTCATCTGCCCCCTAGCTCTGTGATGACAGCACAAGCCCTCACCtggttttacatgggtgctggactctaactcaggtcctccagtTTGTGCattttactgagtcatctccccagcttcctGACCTATTATCTTTAGCTCAGGCTTAAGGCACTTCTTGCATTTGTATGAAAAGAACTGCTTTTTCAGGTCCCTTAACTACTATGATGAGAACTGGATCACACTACTGAGATGGTCTCTGAGTTAGACATGGAGgcatctctctggctctctctggcttAGTGGGTATGAGGAGGcagtggcagcacccactccccatGCCTGATCACCAAGAGGAACTTGACTGCAGACGGGGGAGTTTGTCCTGGAACATAATAGCATGAGCGGTGGATTCTATGGAAATACTTCTCTAGCTTTCCTAACAATTGTGTAAGGAACTGACCTCCATCCTTTCTCTACTCAAACCAGTTGGAGAAGTTTCTAGAATGGCCACCTTCCTGATTTGGCAATGGCTTCCAAGGTGAGCCCTAGGTAACTGCTTCTTCCTCATTGAAATATTTCTTCAGGCTCAGGAGACTCAAGAAATATGACGATCTGGAAGCTCAGAAAGTTACAGGATCAGTGAAGCTATCCCTCATGCTATAAAGGTAGTCAACAGTTGCTGTGCAGAGCCTCAGGTGGAGCTGTCTGCAAGACCTGTAAAGAGCTCCAGCCAGGCAGTTTTCTGGAGCTGGCACCCATGTCGGAATGGCCTTTTTTGGTGATACGCCTGTCGTTGAGTCACCCATACTTCCTTAAGTAACTCCAATCCTCTCATTGGCTCATTAGCTAGAATTGAATGGAATTCTTCTTTGGTCAGTTGTAGATGCCCTATCTGGGATGAAAAGTTACTCAACAGTAACAATTCACTGCTACAACTTGCACTTGAACCTGGCCTTTTGCCAAAAATGGCCCAAGCCTTCTTTCCTAGACTAGGAAACCAGAGCAGGGgcaacacacacactctgtctctcacatacacaagcgcgcgcacacacacacactcacacacacacactcacacgtgcacatacacaaactccCCCCTCCCTACACCCCTTTCCCCTCAACAACTCAGGTCGTTCTTCCACTCAGTGCTGACTGCTGCTTCAGCACATCCTACTGGTGGCTTTCCAGGGCTGAAGACTGTGACTCCCACAGATCTCTGCTGTGTGTGGCAATGGTGGCCTGCCACGGGATAACAAAATACTACTCCCTCCCAGCCAAGTGACCTAAGGAAGGTCACTTAACTCCTTCAGCTGGAAATTTCCTCAGCTGTGGGGGGAGACCTGTAGAGTTGTAGCAAGGATGACACAAGGCAATGTGTGAAACCGTATTGGCTTTGACATCTCTACATCCTCAGTGTCTTGCACATTTGGAGAAAGACACTGGAGAACAAGTTTTCATCTGAGAAAGTCCTTATGTACAGACTGAGATTCCTGGGGGCTGCCATTAAATGCTAGGCTTATTAAAAACCAGATCatgtgctccccccccccatctgctCAGAACCTCTCTCTACAATTGATTCCAACCAGGACTGGCCAGGAAGGGACTATCTAGTCACCAAGCCTTCTCTCCAAAGTCCAGGCTGCTATGTAGATGAGCCCAGCTGGGGCAGAGTGAGGAGGCCCAACTTCAAGCTCCAGCCTTCACAGGAAGTCACAGAGTGATTTTGGGCTAGGCCAGACCTCATGGGAAACATATTGTTGAGACTATCTGAGCAGGGATTGTGGAGTTTGCAGGACCAGCACTGGTCTGGATCTTTTTAGGGTCTTAAGAGTCAACCCCAGTAAGTCTGCTCCTAATAGGGGTTCAAAAGTAAACAAGCCAGTGAGAGCCATCAGTGAGTGTGATTTTATGGGGTAGGGCCTACAAAAATATGTTCCTTTGACAGTCCCTTGGACCAGCCCCCAAGAGCAACAAGTCCTGTCCCACCTGGTGTTAGTGGGCTGCAAGGCTACGGAGGTAGTCCCCAACCAGGGGCAGCACGGCCCAGTTGTCAGTCCTTAGGGCCACAGGCACACCATCCACCTGAGCTTTCTCCAGTCGCAGCAGCAGCATGGAGTCAGGGGGCAGTTGGACAGCTATGAGGTAGGTGGTGGGGGGCTGAGCCACTACAACAAAGGGCTCTAGGTGTTGGGACACCAAGGCCTCCAGGCCCTGTGGCCCAAGTGGACACCACATACGACTTTCTACACCCTTTGGCAGGCAGGAGTTCCAGAGATCATCAAAGAAACACAGCTCGGAGCCCTTGGGGAGCTGGGGGAAAGGCAGGAAGAGGTCAGCAAACTTCACAGACAAGGGATGCAGGTGTGCATGGCATGTGAGGCCAGCAGGTGTGGTATAAAGGGCCTCAACATGTAGGCGAGCAGGGGCTGGGCGTCGGGGCTGCAAGGTCAGGCACAGAGGATGGGCAGGCTGCCCTGGACACAAGCAGGGTAtgtggacagcctccaaaggcccATAGAGCTGTCCTGCCACACGGAAGCGCAGCTCCAGAGAGTAGACAGGAGCCTCCAGTGCCTCCACCTGCAGATGCAGCACCGGGAGTGTGCCTTTGGCCTTCTGAGGCCCCACACTCAACTGAATTGGAGCTGGAGTCTCTTGCACCATCAGTGTTGATGCAAAGCCCTGGTTCTCAGCCACCAGTGACGAGGCCAGTGCAGGTACAGCAAGTGAGGGGCCCAGGGCCATGCCCAACTTGGAACTTGACAGATGGGAAAAGAGGATATAGTAGAGTCGGGCATGGTCCCGCCCGTCAGCATCCTCTAGCTGTCTGGCCAGTACTTGCAGCAAGTCTGCCAGGCCATCTCCCCCACCTGTCCGCAGCAGAGCGCGGCATACCCGCAGTAGGGCCTGCTGTAGGCCCCAGTCAGTGCAGTGTATGGCTGCAGCCTGTAGAAAGCTGAGGGTGGCTCTCTGGGCATCTCCCTCTGCAACCTTTGCCAGCATTCGAAGGTGCCAGCAAAGCGATTCGTTCTTGCCTGGCCTGGCTACCACCTCTTGCTGCAGCACCACCCTGAGGGGCTCTCTCAGCTCGGGGCTTACCTGATCTAAGAGGTCTACAAAATGAGGAGCTAGGGAAGGCCGAGCTCGGTATAGTTGGGCCAGTCCATGGACCAAAGATGTGCGCACTGTAGGTTGCCCAGCCAGGCAGCTGGCAACGAGGTATGAGGCCTGGAAACAGAGAGTGGCCAAGGCCTGGGGACCACCATCTAGGGCTGCCCTCTGCTGTAGTCCAGCCAGCAGCTCCTGTAGGTACCACCGTGGGCTGTGAACAtggcctttctcctcttcctcagcaTCAGCACAGAGCAGGCAGAGCAGATGCAGGCGGGCCAAGAGGACCATTGGATCATGCAGGAGACTGGGCATGAGGCCCCGGCTTAGCTGGGGACCCAACAGCAGGGGGGCAGCCTCTTCCCCTTCCAGACCTAGGGGACAATTCTCTGGGAAGCTCAGGATGCAGTTCAGGTAAAAGAGGTGTGTGGGTGAGGGCAAGGCTGGGTGTTGGGCCACCAAGGTGAGCCTGCGGAGCAGCAAAGCTTCATCCTGAGCAGTGAACAGGGCCTCACCAAAGGCCGCCTTGAGAGCCAGGACTGAGTGCAACAGCGTCAGCTGTGCTGTGCCCAGCAGCCGAACTAGCTGTGGCTTGAAAACCACTGGTGGCTGTCCCCGAAGACCCCGAAGGGCCCAGCCCAACAGCCACAGAAGCTGAGCCTGAGCCACAGACGTGAGCAGGTAGGAGGTATCCAGAAGCTGGGCCACTGCAGCCTTCAGCTCTCGGGCCTCCTCAGGGCTGGGCTTTAGCAATGGAAAGCCATGCTCCTCCCCAGTTGTGGGCCAGCTGGGTGCCTGGGGCTGAAGATGGGCATCCCACTCTTCAGCTAGTGTCCAGTCCCAGGGACAACTCCCAGAGGAGGAGACTCCAGCCACAAGCAGGCCTTGCAGGCCAGCCCCGATCTCAGCCCCAGGCCTGGATGGTACCACCAAGGTGTTGTGCAGAACAAGGGCCAGCAGCAGGCTGACAGGCTGGATGGGACCCGTTTGCCCTAGGAGGCTTCGCAGTATCCCCAGGGAGCCAGCCAGCAGCCCAGGCTTACAGCGCTCAAGTTCTCCAAGGCATTCACACGCTGTGGCCTGTAGGTGGCGCTGTTCTGA
The DNA window shown above is from Cricetulus griseus strain 17A/GY chromosome 3, alternate assembly CriGri-PICRH-1.0, whole genome shotgun sequence and carries:
- the Ap5b1 gene encoding AP-5 complex subunit beta-1, producing MGPLSREAWAQRLGAFRASPSAFLAGAEGEDLGRDLLSDLRSEKLSEQTKVSLLTLSLEYSDKLWSDAPAAEAAATSLLDTLVLLPSKPSALRRLLLLAATTALVSGGALGPTSGASCRLLPLLLGLASGRDMGRSFGTLSEQRHLQATACECLGELERCKPGLLAGSLGILRSLLGQTGPIQPVSLLLALVLHNTLVVPSRPGAEIGAGLQGLLVAGVSSSGSCPWDWTLAEEWDAHLQPQAPSWPTTGEEHGFPLLKPSPEEARELKAAVAQLLDTSYLLTSVAQAQLLWLLGWALRGLRGQPPVVFKPQLVRLLGTAQLTLLHSVLALKAAFGEALFTAQDEALLLRRLTLVAQHPALPSPTHLFYLNCILSFPENCPLGLEGEEAAPLLLGPQLSRGLMPSLLHDPMVLLARLHLLCLLCADAEEEEKGHVHSPRWYLQELLAGLQQRAALDGGPQALATLCFQASYLVASCLAGQPTVRTSLVHGLAQLYRARPSLAPHFVDLLDQVSPELREPLRVVLQQEVVARPGKNESLCWHLRMLAKVAEGDAQRATLSFLQAAAIHCTDWGLQQALLRVCRALLRTGGGDGLADLLQVLARQLEDADGRDHARLYYILFSHLSSSKLGMALGPSLAVPALASSLVAENQGFASTLMVQETPAPIQLSVGPQKAKGTLPVLHLQVEALEAPVYSLELRFRVAGQLYGPLEAVHIPCLCPGQPAHPLCLTLQPRRPAPARLHVEALYTTPAGLTCHAHLHPLSVKFADLFLPFPQLPKGSELCFFDDLWNSCLPKGVESRMWCPLGPQGLEALVSQHLEPFVVVAQPPTTYLIAVQLPPDSMLLLRLEKAQVDGVPVALRTDNWAVLPLVGDYLRSLAAH